The sequence CGGTCGTGCTGATCGACCGCGGCTACGTCCGGCTCGACAGCAAGTCCGCCGTGCTGCCCTACGCACCGCCCCCGCCCGGCACGGTGACGGTGACCGCGCGGGCGCGCGCGGACGAAACGGACCCGAAGAACCGCGACGCGTTCGCCGACGCCTCGACCGGCGGGCGGCCGCAGAGCTACGTCGTCGATTCGCGGGTCGTCGCGCGGGCGGGACGGCTCGACATCCGGCCGGGCTACTTCCAGCTCGACACCGGCCAGCCCGGCGTGCTCGGCGCGCTGCCGCTGCCGCAGACGGACTCGGGGCCGTTCCTGTCGTACGCGCTGCAGTGGATCGCGTTCGGCGCGATGGCGCTGCTCGGCTGGCTGTACTTCACCGTCCGGGAGCTTAAGCCGGGTGGCGCGCTCGACGACGCGTCGTCGCCGGAGAAGACGCGCCGGAAGTCCGTCGCGGAGATCCTGGCCGAAGACGAGCTCGCCGAAAGTGGCCACCAGAAATAAGCCGGAGTTGGCCCTTCGACACGGCCACTTGCCCGGGTGACACTGCGGGCATGCTGATCCACCCCTGGGACGCCGCCGACGACTCCGAATGGCGGGAGTGGCTGGCCTCGCACGACTTCGGCCAGCTGATCGCCGGCGGCACCGGCCGCGACCTGCCGGTGGTCACCCCGGCGCACTTCGCGTTCGACGGCGACCGGACGGTCGTCACCCACCTGGCGCGGCCCAACCCGATCTGGCCGCTGCTGGAGGAGCACCCGCGCGCGCTGCTGACGGTGGTCGACGACTACACGTACATCCGCGCGGACTGGAACACGACTGCGGACCCGGCGCACGGGGTGCCGACTTCGTACTACGCGACCGTGCAGCTCGAAGGCGACGTCCGGCTGGTCGACGACCCGGCGGCGAAGGCGGCGCTGCTGGACAAGCAGTTGCGGCATTTCGAGCCTGACGGCGTGCGGGCGCCGGTGAGCGCGACGGAGGCGCCGGACCGGCGGCTGCTGCCGGGGATCCGCGGGATCGAGTTCACGATCACCGGCGTGCGGGCGAAGTTCAAGTTCGGCGGGAACAAGACGGCTGAGGACCGGGAGCGGATCGGGACGCGGCTGGCGGAACGGGACGGACGGCTGGACGGGGCGGCGTTGACGCAGCTGCGCCGCCGAAGCTGAGGGACCCAGCCGCGGCTGGCGGGGATTGGCTGGACGCGGCGGCGTTGACCCAGCTGCGCCGCCGCGGCTGAGTCCGCCGGCCGCGCTTCCCCTCACCCCCCGCAGGCCGCAACCGGCTGAACGGCCAGGTCGCCGTCGATGGTCTCGCCGGTGGCGTGGTTCACCGCGTGCACGGTCATGTGCTGGACGGTGCCCGGCTGGTTGGCGGTCGGGTGCTGCTCCCGGATGCCGGTGGTCGTCGAAACGTCGTCGCCGGTGAAGAAGACCAGGCCGTTGTCGGCGAAGGTGATCGTCCAGACCTGGCCGGCGACGTTCGTGTGGATCTCGAACTCCTCGCCGACGACGAACGAGCCGCCCGGGCCGTCGTCGTCGTGCTTGGACTTCAGCGTCCACGAGGTGCCCAGGGTGCCGACGTCGTCGGCCTCGTACGTGGGACCGCAGCGCCGTCCCTTGGCCTCGGCGTTCCCGGGCACGACGAGGGCGAGCAGGCTCGCGGTGACCACGCCGACCGCGATGTGCTTGTACCGCACGGAATCCTCCCGATTGTCTGCGAGCGTCTATACCCGTCGATACGCGGAGGGGTTACGAAATTCAGTGCGACCGGCGCCGGAACCCCGCCACCGCGGCCAGCACCACCGAAGTCACCGCCGCCAGCCAGCCCACCACCCGGGACAGCTCCACCGCGCGCGTCACGTGCCCGGCATCGGGGTTCCGCCCCACCCCGAGCACCGGCAGCTCGGCCACCCCGTGCGGGTACACCGTCCGGCCGCCGACGCGGATCTCCAGTGCTCCCGCGAACGCCGCCTCCACGCGGCCCGCGTTCGGGCTCGGGTGGGCGATCGTGTCGCGGCGCCACGCGCGCCACGCGCCGCCCGCCGAGCCGCCGACCACCGGGGCCGCCAGGACCGTCAGGGCGGCCGCCACCCGGGTCGGGACCAGGTGGACGAGCTCGTCGAGCCGGTCGATCGCCCAGTGGCCGCGGCGGCCGACGCGGGCGCGGCGCAGCAGGCTCACCGCGCGGGCGCCGGCCAGGCCCGGGACGCCCGCCAGCGCGCCCCACACCAGCGGCGCGACCACCGCGTCGGACGTGTTCTCGGCCAGCGTCTCCACCGAGGCTCGGGAAAGCGCGATCGCGCCCAGGCCGTCGGCCACCCGCGGGTCCAATTCGGACAGTGTGGTGCGTGCGGGGTCGAAGCGGCACTCCTCGAGGTCGCGGGCCAGCTCCGTGCCCTGCTGGGCCAGCCCCGCCGCGCCGAGGACCGCCCACGTCGTGACCGCCGTCGCCGTGGCCTGGACCAACGGTCGGCCGCGGCCGGCTCGCTCCAGCAGGACCCCGCCCGCGACCGCCACGCCGGCGACCAACGCTCCACGGCCGGGCGCCAGGCGGCGGAAAGCCGTCACCGGCGGACGGCGGCGGGGGTCGCCGAGGGCGCCGTCGGCCGCCACACCCAACACCAATCCGATCGCGCGCGCCGCGCTCACCCGTGCCCCCCGGCGGAAGAAAACTGCAGTACCCGAGGAGGCTACTCGCCCCCGGAAATGCGCCCGGAAACCCCTGCTACTCGACCAGCGCCGCGATCTCCTCTCGCGCCTGGACGACGATGTCCCGCATCGCCCGCTCCGCCCGGTCCGCCTCCCCGGCCGCCACCGCCGCGGCGACCTCCAGGTGCAGTGCCACCGCCTCGGGCTGGGGTTCCGGGGGCATCAGGCCGTGCCCGGTCCGGCCGGTGAGCACCTCCGCGACGACCGCCGACAGCTGCGCGAACATCGGGTTGCGGGACGCGCTGAGCAGCAGATCATGGAACGCGATGTCGAACTCGAGGAACGTCCGGAGGTCACGGGCCCTGGCCGTGCGCGCCAGCCGCTCCCCCAGCGCACCGAGCCGGCCGCGCTCCTCCGGCGTCGCGCGCAGGGCCGCGTACCGGGCCGCGCAGGGTTCGATCGCCGAGCGGAGCTCGTTCAGGGTCGCCAGGGCCGCCGGGCGGGCCGGGCCGTCGAGCTGCCAGCGGATCAGGCGCGGATCGTAGTGGTTCCACTCCGCCGCCTCGCGGACGGTCACCCCGACCCGCCGCTTGCTGCTGGTCAGCCGCATCGTCTCCAGCACGCGGACGACTTCGCGCGCCACCGTCCGCGAAGCCCCGAAGCGCTCTTGCAGCTCTTCGGAGCGCACCACGGTGCCCGGCGGCAGCTCGCCGTTCGCGATCGCCGCACCCAGCGCGTCCAGTACCTGCTCGTGCCTCACCCCACCCAACCTAGCCATCTGATTCGATTAAGTAGTACTTCATCTTGAATAAGTAGTACTTTTGAGTTTGACTCACCCGAGCACAACGACGTGGGAGGTGCGGATGACCGTCATCGTGGTGATGGGCGTGTCAGGCTCCGGGAAGACGACGATCGGGACCGCGCTCGCGCGGGCGCTGGACGTCGAGTACGCCGAAGCGGACTCGTTCCACCCGAAAGCCAACATCGACAAGATGACCGCGGGACACCCGCTGACGGACTCCGACCGCGCCCCCTGGCTCGAGGCCATCGCCGGCTGGATCCGCGAGCACCAGGCCGGTGGCGGCGTCGTGACGTCGTCCGCGCTCAAGCGCCGGTACCGCGACGTGCTGCGGACCGGCGGGCCGGTCTGGTTCGCCCACCTGCACGGCGACCGCGAAATCCTCGCCGAGCGCATGAAGTCGCGCTCGGGCCACTTCATGCCGGTGTCCCTGCTGGACTCCCAGCTCGCCGACCTCGAACCGCTCGAGCCGGACGAGCCCGGCGCGATCTTCGACATCCGCGAAACGCCCGCCGCCATCACCGATGCCGCCCTCACCGCCTTCCGGGAGCGCTCATGACCACCCTCGCCGCCGCCTGGACCGGCCACGACTCCCGGCTGATCATCGCGACCGTCGTCGCGATCGCCGTCATCGTCGTGCTGATCACCAAGGTGAAGCTGCACCCGTTCCTGTCGCTGGTGCTCGGCTCGCTGATCCTCGGCCTGTCCGCCGGGATGCCGATCGCCGACGTCATCAAGAAGTTCTCCGCCGGTGTCGGCAGCACGGTCGCGTCGGTCGGCATCCTGATCGCCCTCGGCGCGATGCTCGGCAAGCTGCTGGCCGAGTCGGGCGGCGCCGACCAGATCGTCGACACCGTGCTCGGCAAGGCCCGCGACAAGAGCCTGCCGTGGGCGATGGCGCTCGTCGCGGCGCTGATCGGGCTGCCGATGTTCTTCGAGATCGGCCTCGTCATGCTCATCCCGGTGGTGCTGCTCGCGGCCAAGCGCACCGGGAAGCCGTTGATGCTGCTGGGAATTCCGGCGGTGGCCGGGCTTTCGGTGCTGCACGGGCTCGTCCCGCCGCACCCGGGCCCGCTCGCCGCGGCGGGCGCGCTGAACGCGAACGTCGGGATCACGCTGGCGTTCGGCCTGCTCGTCGGCATCCCGACGCTGGTCGTCGCGGGCCCGCTGTTCGGCAAGCTCGCGGCCCGGCTGGTGCCGGACGCCGTCGCCCCCGAGCGACTGGTGCCGGAGCGCGCCGACACGGACAAGCCGCGCCCGAGCTTCGCCGCGACGCTCACGACGGTGCTGCTGCCGGTCGTGCTGATGCTGGCGAAAGCGCTCTCGGACATCCTGCTGGCCAAGGACAGCGGGGCCCGCAAGGTCCTGGACTTCGTCGGCGACCCGCTGATCGCGCTGCTGGCGGCGGTGCTGGTCGGCATGGTGCTGCTGGGCCGCCCGGCCGGGCTCGGCCGGGACAAGCTGTCCACTGTGGTCGGTGACTCGCTCGGCCCGATCGCGGGCATCATCCTGATCGTCGGCGCGGGCGGCGGCTTCAAGCAGACCCTGGTCGACGCCGGCGTCGGCGACGTCATCACCGGCCTGGCCAAGGACGCGCACCTCTCCCCGCTCCTGCTCGGCTGGCTGGTCGCGGTGGCGATCCGGCTGGCCACGGGCTCGGCCACGGTGGCGACGGTCTCGGCGGCGGGCATCGTGGCCCCGCTGGCGGCGGGGATGGACCCGTCGCAGAGCGCGCTGCTGGTGCTCGCGATCGGCGCGGGCTCGCTGTTCTTCTCGCACGTCAACGACGCCGGGTTCTGGCTGGTCAAGGAGTACTTCGGGCTGTCGGTCGGCCAGACCCTGAAGAGCTGGTCGGTGATGGAGACCCTGATCTCGGTGGTCGCGATCGCCCTGATCCTCCCGCTGTCACTCCTGGTTTAGAAAAAGCCGTGAATGCCACATTGAGGGACGTTAGGTCTCTCAATGTGGCATTCACGGCTTTTCGCACCGTTGACATGTGACCTTTTGGTCACCTATCTTGAGGGCGTGCAAGACGACCTGGTGTTCAAGGCACTGGCGGATCCGACCCGCCGGTTCCTGCTCGACCTGCTCTTCGAGCGTGACGGCCGCACGCTCACCGAGCTGGAAACCCAGGTCGAGATGACCCGCTTCGGCGTCATGAAGCACCTGAAGCTGCTGGAAGAAGCCGGACTCGTCGTCACGCGGAAGGACGGCCGCGAGAAGCGGCACTTCCTCAACCCCGTGCCGATCCGGCAGATCCACGACCGGTGGATCGACAAGTACACCGAGCGACAGGTCACGGCGCTGCTCGACCTCAAGAACGAACTGGAAGGCGAAGAACCATGACGACCACCGTGCAGGTCCACCGCGTCT is a genomic window of Amycolatopsis lexingtonensis containing:
- a CDS encoding SURF1 family protein; the encoded protein is MRLRFLLKPGWLALTAVVFTFAICCFTLLSPWQFSRNTEREQQNAALETSFTAAPLPLTQLLPPGSVVGPRTEWHLVSITGRYLPDKEVVARLRTVQGEGAFEVLTPLQTTDGTVVLIDRGYVRLDSKSAVLPYAPPPPGTVTVTARARADETDPKNRDAFADASTGGRPQSYVVDSRVVARAGRLDIRPGYFQLDTGQPGVLGALPLPQTDSGPFLSYALQWIAFGAMALLGWLYFTVRELKPGGALDDASSPEKTRRKSVAEILAEDELAESGHQK
- a CDS encoding FMN-binding negative transcriptional regulator, whose translation is MLIHPWDAADDSEWREWLASHDFGQLIAGGTGRDLPVVTPAHFAFDGDRTVVTHLARPNPIWPLLEEHPRALLTVVDDYTYIRADWNTTADPAHGVPTSYYATVQLEGDVRLVDDPAAKAALLDKQLRHFEPDGVRAPVSATEAPDRRLLPGIRGIEFTITGVRAKFKFGGNKTAEDRERIGTRLAERDGRLDGAALTQLRRRS
- a CDS encoding cobalamin biosynthesis protein CobD/CbiB; the protein is MSAARAIGLVLGVAADGALGDPRRRPPVTAFRRLAPGRGALVAGVAVAGGVLLERAGRGRPLVQATATAVTTWAVLGAAGLAQQGTELARDLEECRFDPARTTLSELDPRVADGLGAIALSRASVETLAENTSDAVVAPLVWGALAGVPGLAGARAVSLLRRARVGRRGHWAIDRLDELVHLVPTRVAAALTVLAAPVVGGSAGGAWRAWRRDTIAHPSPNAGRVEAAFAGALEIRVGGRTVYPHGVAELPVLGVGRNPDAGHVTRAVELSRVVGWLAAVTSVVLAAVAGFRRRSH
- a CDS encoding FadR/GntR family transcriptional regulator encodes the protein MARLGGVRHEQVLDALGAAIANGELPPGTVVRSEELQERFGASRTVAREVVRVLETMRLTSSKRRVGVTVREAAEWNHYDPRLIRWQLDGPARPAALATLNELRSAIEPCAARYAALRATPEERGRLGALGERLARTARARDLRTFLEFDIAFHDLLLSASRNPMFAQLSAVVAEVLTGRTGHGLMPPEPQPEAVALHLEVAAAVAAGEADRAERAMRDIVVQAREEIAALVE
- a CDS encoding gluconokinase; its protein translation is MTVIVVMGVSGSGKTTIGTALARALDVEYAEADSFHPKANIDKMTAGHPLTDSDRAPWLEAIAGWIREHQAGGGVVTSSALKRRYRDVLRTGGPVWFAHLHGDREILAERMKSRSGHFMPVSLLDSQLADLEPLEPDEPGAIFDIRETPAAITDAALTAFRERS
- a CDS encoding gluconate:H+ symporter, which encodes MTTLAAAWTGHDSRLIIATVVAIAVIVVLITKVKLHPFLSLVLGSLILGLSAGMPIADVIKKFSAGVGSTVASVGILIALGAMLGKLLAESGGADQIVDTVLGKARDKSLPWAMALVAALIGLPMFFEIGLVMLIPVVLLAAKRTGKPLMLLGIPAVAGLSVLHGLVPPHPGPLAAAGALNANVGITLAFGLLVGIPTLVVAGPLFGKLAARLVPDAVAPERLVPERADTDKPRPSFAATLTTVLLPVVLMLAKALSDILLAKDSGARKVLDFVGDPLIALLAAVLVGMVLLGRPAGLGRDKLSTVVGDSLGPIAGIILIVGAGGGFKQTLVDAGVGDVITGLAKDAHLSPLLLGWLVAVAIRLATGSATVATVSAAGIVAPLAAGMDPSQSALLVLAIGAGSLFFSHVNDAGFWLVKEYFGLSVGQTLKSWSVMETLISVVAIALILPLSLLV
- a CDS encoding ArsR/SmtB family transcription factor gives rise to the protein MQDDLVFKALADPTRRFLLDLLFERDGRTLTELETQVEMTRFGVMKHLKLLEEAGLVVTRKDGREKRHFLNPVPIRQIHDRWIDKYTERQVTALLDLKNELEGEEP